In the genome of Pseudomonas sp. HS6, one region contains:
- a CDS encoding ATPase encodes MSMRNDAHDDDFDDVPSLRADTLDDDDFPTTTRTSVHSRTPPVVKVKSASTGPLWALVGALFFAFIGLAWWSFQQISLMEQQLVATQESFARISEEAAGRLQDISGKVVASQTNVNTDSEALKLQIKQLQSALQDQSKQQQGVAGQATDLDKRLAQMTAQTTEQQNANTQLQAQVKALSAELATLKSTPADTSKVDAQLKGFDAQVKGFDAQFKSLGADITALKKQGGSNAAIDRLEQEIVVLKSEQDNRPAAAQGGSSTAEFDAFRGQMTRNLNTLQAQIQNLQQQINARP; translated from the coding sequence ATGTCCATGCGTAACGATGCCCACGACGACGATTTCGACGATGTTCCGAGCCTGCGCGCCGACACACTCGATGACGACGATTTCCCGACCACCACCCGCACCTCCGTGCATTCGCGCACACCGCCGGTGGTCAAGGTCAAGTCAGCCAGCACCGGGCCATTGTGGGCGCTGGTCGGCGCATTGTTCTTTGCCTTCATCGGTCTGGCCTGGTGGAGTTTCCAGCAGATCTCGCTGATGGAGCAGCAACTGGTGGCGACCCAGGAAAGCTTCGCGCGGATCAGTGAAGAAGCGGCGGGGCGCCTGCAGGACATTTCTGGCAAGGTCGTGGCCAGCCAGACCAACGTCAATACCGACAGCGAAGCGCTGAAACTGCAGATCAAGCAGCTGCAAAGCGCACTGCAGGATCAGAGCAAGCAGCAGCAAGGCGTTGCTGGTCAGGCGACGGATCTCGACAAGCGTCTGGCGCAGATGACTGCCCAGACCACTGAACAGCAGAACGCCAACACTCAGTTGCAGGCTCAGGTCAAAGCCCTGAGTGCAGAGCTGGCAACGCTGAAAAGCACGCCGGCCGACACCAGCAAGGTCGATGCCCAGCTGAAAGGCTTCGATGCACAGGTCAAGGGTTTCGATGCGCAGTTCAAGAGCCTCGGCGCCGACATCACGGCCCTGAAAAAACAGGGTGGATCTAACGCTGCGATCGACCGTCTGGAGCAGGAAATCGTCGTACTCAAAAGCGAGCAGGACAACCGTCCGGCCGCTGCACAGGGCGGCTCCAGCACCGCCGAGTTCGATGCGTTCCGTGGGCAGATGACCCGCAACCTCAACACCCTGCAGGCGCAGATTCAGAACCTGCAACAGCAGATCAACGCCCGGCCGTGA
- a CDS encoding cache domain-containing protein translates to MGFVQKLAWLGVVLLLSFGQANAATTEKDDSKAAIALLEKALAYYHDNGDKAFAAFSRQGEFVDKDRYVFVVDTKGVMLASGGPSSALIGRDVSEVLGPDLQKAFKDALKVPEGNGIQQAEYRWQNQADGKVERKHVFYQRIGQRILAVGYYLPRASAEQAKVLLDKAATDLTKDEKGTLTAVNSLKGGYLQDDLYVFVVDLKTQRYVAHGTNLRLINTDFAKVKDPEGKPVGEPILALIGKQDEGEYEYRWKNPVTGKVEDKHAYLKKVGDFLVAVGYYSA, encoded by the coding sequence ATGGGGTTTGTGCAAAAACTGGCCTGGCTCGGCGTGGTGCTGTTGTTGAGTTTCGGCCAGGCCAACGCGGCCACCACGGAAAAAGATGACAGCAAGGCCGCCATCGCCTTGCTGGAAAAGGCTCTGGCCTACTATCACGACAACGGCGACAAGGCGTTCGCGGCGTTCAGCCGCCAGGGCGAATTCGTCGACAAGGATCGCTACGTGTTCGTGGTCGATACCAAGGGCGTGATGCTCGCCAGCGGCGGGCCGTCCTCGGCATTGATCGGCCGGGACGTGAGCGAAGTGCTCGGGCCGGATTTGCAGAAAGCGTTCAAGGATGCGTTGAAAGTGCCGGAAGGCAACGGCATTCAGCAGGCCGAATACCGCTGGCAGAATCAGGCCGACGGCAAGGTCGAACGCAAGCATGTGTTCTATCAGCGCATCGGCCAGCGGATTCTGGCGGTCGGTTACTACTTGCCGAGAGCGTCTGCGGAGCAGGCGAAAGTCCTGCTGGACAAAGCCGCCACCGATTTGACCAAGGACGAAAAAGGCACGCTGACGGCGGTCAACTCGCTCAAGGGCGGCTACTTGCAGGACGACCTTTACGTGTTCGTGGTGGATCTGAAAACGCAGCGTTACGTCGCCCACGGCACCAACCTGCGGTTGATCAATACCGACTTCGCCAAGGTCAAGGACCCGGAAGGCAAACCCGTGGGCGAGCCGATTCTGGCGCTGATCGGCAAACAGGATGAGGGCGAGTACGAATACCGCTGGAAAAACCCGGTGACCGGCAAGGTCGAGGACAAACATGCCTACCTGAAGAAGGTCGGGGATTTCCTGGTGGCGGTCGGTTATTACAGCGCTTGA
- a CDS encoding MDR family MFS transporter, giving the protein MTNLNHPETPKPAIRSVLVALMMAIFLGALDQTIVAVSMPAISAQFKDVSLLAWVISGYMVAMTVAVPIYGKLGDLYGRRKLMLFGMGVFTLASLFCGMAQSMEQLVLARILQGIGAGGMISVSQAIIGDIVPPRERGRYQGYFSSMYAVASVAGPVLGGYMTEYLSWRWVFLINLPLGLGAYWVARRNLVGLPIPQRKPVIDYLGTLLMIIGLTALLLAITQVGQGHAWRSSEVLGLFACAVAVLAVFVWHERRAREPLLPMHLFTNRSALLCWCTIFFCSFQAISLIVLMPLRFQSVTGAGADSAALHLLPLAMGLPIGAYFAGRRTSITGRYKPQILTGALLMPISILGMAFSSPDATLISSLFMLLSGIAGGMQFPTSLVGTQNSVEQKDIGVATSTTNLFRSLGGAVGVALMSALLLALLQDSSFAHLTGTSLIGEGHSGNVLLDGLNAAPGDAQNALRAELLVTFRHLLMVSAGVSLLGLAAAIAMPNRLLRGREHGAR; this is encoded by the coding sequence GTGACCAATCTCAACCATCCCGAAACGCCCAAACCGGCCATTCGCAGCGTGCTGGTCGCGCTGATGATGGCGATCTTTCTTGGCGCGCTGGACCAGACCATCGTCGCCGTTTCCATGCCGGCCATCTCCGCGCAATTCAAGGATGTCAGCCTGCTGGCCTGGGTCATTTCCGGCTACATGGTGGCGATGACCGTGGCCGTGCCGATCTACGGCAAGCTCGGTGATTTGTACGGGCGGCGAAAGTTGATGCTGTTCGGTATGGGCGTGTTCACCCTGGCCTCGTTGTTCTGCGGCATGGCCCAGAGCATGGAGCAACTGGTGCTGGCGCGGATCCTTCAGGGCATCGGCGCCGGCGGGATGATTTCGGTGAGCCAGGCGATCATCGGCGACATCGTTCCGCCCCGAGAGCGCGGGCGCTATCAGGGCTACTTCTCCAGCATGTACGCGGTGGCCAGTGTTGCCGGCCCGGTGCTCGGCGGCTACATGACCGAATACCTGTCATGGCGCTGGGTGTTTCTGATCAACCTGCCGCTGGGCCTTGGCGCGTATTGGGTGGCGCGACGCAATCTGGTCGGTCTGCCAATTCCCCAGCGCAAACCGGTCATCGACTACCTCGGCACACTGCTCATGATTATCGGCCTGACGGCGCTGTTGCTGGCCATCACTCAGGTTGGCCAGGGCCATGCGTGGCGCAGCAGCGAAGTGCTGGGTCTGTTCGCTTGCGCGGTGGCGGTGCTGGCGGTGTTCGTCTGGCATGAGCGTCGTGCCCGGGAGCCGTTGCTGCCGATGCACCTGTTCACCAACCGCAGCGCCCTGCTGTGCTGGTGCACGATTTTCTTTTGCAGCTTCCAGGCGATCTCGCTGATTGTGCTGATGCCGCTGCGCTTCCAGAGCGTGACCGGCGCCGGGGCTGACAGCGCGGCCCTGCACTTGTTGCCGCTGGCGATGGGTTTGCCGATCGGCGCATATTTCGCCGGACGCCGCACGTCGATTACCGGGCGCTACAAACCACAGATTCTTACCGGCGCGCTGCTGATGCCGATCTCGATCCTCGGCATGGCCTTCAGCTCGCCCGATGCGACGCTGATCAGCAGCCTGTTCATGCTGCTCAGCGGTATCGCCGGCGGCATGCAGTTCCCGACCTCGCTGGTCGGCACACAGAACTCGGTCGAGCAAAAGGACATTGGTGTCGCCACCAGCACCACCAACCTGTTTCGCTCTCTGGGCGGTGCGGTGGGCGTGGCGTTGATGTCGGCGCTGTTGCTGGCGTTGTTGCAGGACTCCAGTTTTGCCCACCTGACCGGCACCTCGCTGATCGGTGAAGGTCATTCCGGCAATGTGCTGCTCGATGGCCTGAACGCGGCGCCCGGCGATGCGCAGAATGCCTTGCGCGCCGAGTTGCTGGTGACGTTCCGGCATTTGCTGATGGTCAGCGCCGGGGTGTCGCTGCTCGGGCTGGCGGCGGCGATTGCCATGCCGAACCGTTTGTTGCGCGGGCGTGAACACGGCGCCCGCTGA
- the pobA gene encoding 4-hydroxybenzoate 3-monooxygenase, with the protein MKTLKTQVAIIGAGPSGLLLGQLLHNAGIDTLIIERQTPDYVLGRIRAGVLEQGMVELLREAGVSQRMDAEGLVHSGFELALDGRRVHIDLQALTGGKTVMVYGQTEVTRDLMAARRETGGQTIYEASHVVPCGMKSDEAFVTFEKDGETWRVDCDYIAGCDGFHGVARQSIPAECLKVFERVYPFGWLGILADTPPIHDELVYARHERGFALCSMRSATRTRYYLQVPAEENVDDWSDQRFWDELKSRLPEDLAQKLVTGPSIEKSIAPLRSFVVEPMQYGRMFLVGDAAHIVPPTGAKGLNLAASDVSTLFRILLKVYREGRADLLEKYSEICLRRVWKAERFSWWMTSMLHRFDEHDDFSQRISASELDYFVSSEAGQKTIAENYVGLPYEAIE; encoded by the coding sequence ATGAAAACGCTGAAAACCCAAGTCGCCATCATCGGCGCCGGTCCGTCCGGATTATTGCTCGGTCAACTGCTGCACAACGCCGGCATCGACACCCTGATTATCGAGCGCCAGACACCTGACTATGTACTCGGCCGAATCCGCGCCGGGGTCCTTGAACAGGGCATGGTAGAGCTGTTGCGCGAGGCTGGCGTGAGTCAGCGGATGGACGCCGAAGGGCTGGTCCACAGTGGTTTCGAACTGGCCCTCGACGGGCGTCGGGTGCACATCGATCTGCAGGCGCTGACCGGTGGAAAAACCGTGATGGTCTATGGCCAGACCGAGGTCACCCGCGACCTCATGGCCGCTCGTCGGGAGACCGGCGGACAGACCATCTACGAAGCCAGCCATGTCGTTCCCTGTGGCATGAAAAGCGACGAGGCCTTCGTCACGTTTGAAAAGGACGGCGAAACCTGGCGCGTCGATTGCGATTACATCGCCGGTTGCGACGGTTTCCACGGCGTGGCCCGGCAGTCGATTCCGGCAGAATGCCTGAAGGTCTTCGAACGGGTCTATCCGTTCGGCTGGCTGGGGATTCTCGCCGACACGCCACCGATTCACGATGAACTGGTCTACGCCCGTCACGAGCGCGGCTTCGCCCTGTGCAGCATGCGTTCGGCAACCCGCACCCGCTATTACCTGCAAGTGCCGGCCGAGGAAAACGTCGACGACTGGTCAGATCAGCGTTTCTGGGATGAACTGAAATCACGCTTGCCGGAAGATCTGGCGCAGAAGCTGGTGACCGGTCCATCGATTGAAAAGAGCATCGCGCCGCTGCGCAGCTTTGTCGTCGAACCGATGCAGTACGGGCGTATGTTTCTGGTCGGGGATGCGGCGCACATCGTTCCGCCGACCGGTGCCAAGGGTTTGAACCTGGCGGCCAGCGACGTCAGCACCCTGTTCAGGATTCTGCTGAAGGTTTACCGCGAAGGGCGCGCTGACTTGCTGGAGAAGTATTCGGAAATCTGCCTGCGTCGGGTGTGGAAAGCCGAGCGATTCTCCTGGTGGATGACCTCGATGCTGCACCGTTTCGACGAACACGATGATTTCAGCCAGCGGATCAGCGCCTCGGAACTGGACTACTTTGTCAGTTCAGAGGCCGGTCAAAAAACCATTGCAGAAAATTACGTCGGACTTCCTTATGAGGCTATCGAATAG
- a CDS encoding helix-turn-helix domain-containing protein, with translation MNKPDLPSIPVFKLYGESLDWPTPDLLHCETISKRSREHQWEIKPHRHADLCQLLFVFKGQAELEIEGQRTQLNETAIQILPPLSVHGFRFSEDVEGFVVTLATPLINHLQAQLGNAVQALAQAESYPAGKDADYLNSLFAALQAEYNGHQPAREMLMHSLVSVIMVWVSRQAIHRHNATQRPQRQREYLNGFIQLVEETYRQHVKVEDLAHRLGISVSHLNGTCRELAGQPALQIMHERQLLEAKRLLTYTSMTIYEMSDVLGFSDPTNFTRLFRRRVGISPKAFRDRLKAEQNDDA, from the coding sequence ATGAACAAGCCTGACCTGCCTTCGATTCCGGTGTTCAAGCTCTACGGTGAAAGCCTGGACTGGCCGACCCCTGACTTGCTGCACTGTGAAACCATTTCCAAACGCAGCCGCGAACATCAATGGGAAATCAAACCCCACCGCCACGCCGATTTGTGCCAGTTGCTCTTCGTATTCAAAGGTCAGGCAGAGCTTGAAATCGAAGGCCAACGCACGCAACTGAATGAAACCGCGATCCAGATCCTGCCGCCGTTATCGGTGCATGGATTCCGATTTTCCGAGGACGTCGAAGGATTTGTCGTCACCCTGGCCACGCCGTTGATCAACCACTTGCAGGCGCAACTGGGCAACGCGGTGCAGGCTCTGGCCCAGGCCGAAAGCTACCCGGCGGGCAAGGACGCGGACTACCTCAACAGTCTGTTTGCCGCGTTGCAGGCCGAGTACAACGGCCATCAACCGGCGCGGGAAATGCTCATGCATTCGCTGGTCAGCGTGATCATGGTCTGGGTCAGCCGTCAGGCGATCCACCGCCACAACGCCACGCAACGCCCGCAGCGCCAGCGCGAATACCTCAATGGCTTTATTCAACTGGTAGAGGAGACGTACCGACAGCACGTCAAGGTCGAGGACCTGGCTCATCGCTTGGGAATTTCGGTCTCGCACCTCAACGGCACCTGCCGCGAACTTGCGGGGCAACCGGCGTTGCAGATCATGCATGAACGTCAGTTGCTGGAAGCCAAGCGTCTGCTGACGTACACCAGCATGACGATTTACGAGATGTCCGACGTGTTGGGTTTTTCCGATCCGACCAACTTCACGCGCCTGTTCCGGCGCCGGGTGGGGATCTCGCCAAAGGCGTTCCGCGACCGCTTGAAGGCCGAGCAGAACGACGACGCCTGA
- a CDS encoding LysR family transcriptional regulator: MDRLQAMRVFVTVVDLGSQSAAADHLDLSRPVVSRYLAELEDWVGARLMHRTTRKLSLTAAGNEILPRCRQMLELSSDMQAAVSEPDDAPRGLLRISVSTSFGQAQLADAMAAFIKRYPGVNIDLQMLDRTVNLVDERIDLAIRTSNDLDPNLIARRLTVCRSVVCAAPAYLQEHPQPQRVEDLSRHNCLTHSYFGKSLWHFEEDGEPVSVPVQGNISANEASTLLRATLAGAGVAMLPTYQAGVHIHSGELVRLLPHAEPRRMNIYAVYASRKHMPVALRSMLDFLVLRFPENPQWDVGL, translated from the coding sequence ATGGATCGTCTCCAAGCAATGCGGGTGTTTGTCACGGTTGTGGATCTTGGCAGCCAGTCGGCGGCGGCCGATCATCTGGACCTGTCGCGGCCAGTGGTGTCGCGGTATCTGGCGGAACTGGAAGACTGGGTCGGCGCGCGCCTGATGCACCGCACCACACGCAAACTGAGCCTGACCGCCGCCGGCAACGAGATCCTGCCGCGCTGCCGGCAGATGCTGGAACTGTCCAGCGACATGCAGGCCGCCGTCAGCGAACCCGACGATGCGCCACGGGGTTTACTGCGGATCAGCGTCAGTACCTCGTTCGGCCAGGCGCAACTGGCCGATGCCATGGCCGCGTTCATCAAGCGCTACCCGGGCGTCAACATCGACCTGCAAATGCTCGATCGCACGGTGAACCTGGTGGACGAGCGCATCGACCTGGCGATCCGCACCAGCAACGACCTCGACCCCAACCTGATCGCCCGCCGCCTGACGGTCTGCCGCTCGGTGGTCTGCGCAGCACCCGCCTATCTGCAAGAACACCCGCAGCCGCAGCGGGTTGAAGATCTGAGCCGACACAATTGCCTGACCCATTCCTACTTCGGCAAGAGCCTGTGGCATTTCGAAGAGGATGGCGAACCGGTGTCGGTGCCGGTGCAGGGCAACATCAGCGCCAACGAGGCCAGCACCCTGCTGCGCGCGACACTGGCCGGTGCCGGGGTGGCGATGCTGCCGACCTATCAGGCCGGCGTGCACATTCACAGCGGTGAGCTGGTGCGTCTGCTGCCCCACGCCGAGCCTCGGCGGATGAACATCTACGCGGTGTACGCCTCGCGCAAGCACATGCCGGTGGCACTGCGTAGCATGCTGGATTTCCTGGTATTGCGATTTCCCGAAAACCCGCAATGGGACGTCGGCTTGTAA
- a CDS encoding MBL fold metallo-hydrolase produces MIGFTTLKRVLLATATLGFAAHAAAANLSLDVYNPGTNAIFPVTSVLVSGEKDAILVDAQFGKSQAEQVVEKIRASGKQLTTIYISHGDPDYYFGLDTLTKAFPNAKVLASQPTVDHIKQTVDGKLAFWGPKMGADVPAKTIVPSVLKGDSLMLEGQKLQVVGLEGKQPDRSFVWIPSLKAVVGGVVVAENIHVWMADTQTAQSHADWLETLHSIETLKPKTVVPGHYLGDSARSLAAVKFTADYIKAFDEETAKAKDSAALIAAMKKRYPKLGEESSLELSAKVAKGEMKW; encoded by the coding sequence ATGATCGGCTTCACCACTCTCAAGCGCGTTTTACTGGCCACCGCCACCCTCGGCTTTGCTGCTCATGCGGCAGCCGCGAACCTGAGCCTTGATGTCTACAACCCGGGCACCAATGCGATCTTCCCGGTGACCTCGGTACTGGTCAGCGGTGAAAAGGATGCAATCCTGGTCGACGCCCAGTTCGGCAAGTCCCAGGCCGAGCAAGTGGTGGAAAAGATCCGCGCCAGCGGCAAACAACTGACCACCATCTACATCAGCCACGGTGACCCGGATTACTACTTCGGTCTCGACACCCTGACCAAGGCCTTCCCGAATGCCAAGGTGCTGGCCTCGCAGCCGACCGTTGATCACATCAAGCAAACCGTCGACGGCAAACTGGCGTTCTGGGGCCCGAAAATGGGCGCTGACGTGCCAGCCAAAACCATCGTGCCGAGCGTGCTCAAGGGCGACAGCCTGATGCTTGAAGGGCAGAAACTGCAGGTAGTCGGCTTGGAAGGCAAGCAACCGGATCGCAGCTTTGTGTGGATCCCTTCGTTGAAAGCCGTGGTCGGTGGTGTCGTCGTCGCCGAGAACATTCACGTGTGGATGGCCGACACCCAGACCGCGCAATCCCACGCCGACTGGCTGGAAACCCTGCACTCGATCGAAACCCTGAAACCGAAAACCGTGGTGCCAGGTCACTACTTGGGTGACAGCGCCCGTTCGCTGGCGGCCGTGAAGTTCACTGCCGACTACATCAAGGCGTTCGACGAAGAAACCGCCAAGGCCAAGGACTCTGCCGCGCTGATCGCCGCGATGAAGAAGCGCTACCCGAAACTGGGTGAGGAAAGCTCCCTGGAGCTGAGCGCCAAAGTCGCCAAGGGCGAGATGAAGTGGTAA
- a CDS encoding NAD(P)-dependent oxidoreductase, protein MSKIAIIGATGRAGSQLLEEALRRGHSVTAIARDTSKIGARAGVVSKNVDVLDAAALQDAVAGHDVVISAAHFATVPASALIGPVKQAGVKRLLVVGGAGSLLLPDGTRVIDSAGFPAEYKAEASAGAAFLDALRQEKDLDWTFLSPSALFVEGERTGKFRVGKDDLLVSAEGQSSISFADYAIALIDEVETPKHSRQRFTVGY, encoded by the coding sequence ATGAGCAAGATCGCAATCATTGGTGCCACCGGCCGTGCCGGCAGCCAATTGCTGGAAGAAGCCCTGCGTCGCGGCCACAGCGTCACCGCCATCGCTCGGGACACCTCGAAGATCGGCGCCCGTGCCGGTGTGGTCAGCAAGAATGTCGACGTACTGGACGCCGCCGCGCTGCAAGACGCCGTCGCCGGTCACGATGTGGTGATCAGCGCCGCGCATTTCGCCACGGTGCCGGCCAGTGCGCTGATCGGTCCGGTGAAACAGGCCGGGGTGAAACGTCTGCTGGTGGTCGGCGGTGCCGGTTCGCTGCTGCTGCCGGACGGCACCCGCGTGATCGACAGCGCCGGTTTCCCGGCCGAGTACAAGGCTGAAGCCAGTGCCGGTGCGGCGTTCCTCGATGCCTTGCGTCAGGAGAAGGATCTGGACTGGACGTTCCTGTCGCCGTCGGCGCTGTTTGTCGAAGGCGAGCGCACCGGCAAGTTTCGAGTTGGCAAGGATGACTTGCTGGTGAGTGCTGAAGGCCAGAGCTCGATCAGCTTTGCCGACTACGCGATTGCGCTGATCGACGAAGTGGAAACGCCGAAGCATTCGCGTCAGCGGTTTACTGTCGGTTATTGA
- a CDS encoding LysR substrate-binding domain-containing protein, with translation MKRLPPLPALHTFLITAQCCNFTRAAEQLHITQGAVSRQIAGLEEHLGYELFIRLARGLELTAEGREWLPRVQQVFSLIGDSVELIGAKRETLQLKAPSCVMRWLLPRLLQWQRERPDVPVKLTASLQHGVDFHREQFDAAVIYGTAPHDSPATLHLFDEQLTPVCSPGLLKGSSALHTPADLQQHLLLHPTHTDDDWTLWLEAAELHLSNIGTGQHFETLDQAMSMASHGTGVAIGDWSLIGDDLNAGRLVMPFDLKVKTGLGYYIVAPASEPSAKLQELMGWLVEQAHTR, from the coding sequence ATGAAACGACTGCCTCCCCTGCCCGCCCTGCATACGTTTCTGATCACCGCGCAGTGCTGCAACTTCACCCGGGCCGCCGAGCAGTTGCACATCACTCAAGGTGCGGTGAGCCGGCAGATCGCCGGGCTGGAGGAACATCTGGGTTATGAGCTGTTCATTCGCCTGGCCCGGGGCCTGGAACTGACGGCCGAAGGTCGCGAATGGCTGCCACGGGTGCAGCAGGTGTTCAGCCTGATCGGCGACTCGGTGGAGCTGATCGGCGCCAAACGCGAAACCCTGCAACTCAAGGCACCGAGCTGCGTGATGCGCTGGTTGTTGCCGCGCCTGCTGCAATGGCAGCGCGAGCGCCCGGACGTCCCGGTGAAACTCACGGCTTCGTTGCAACACGGGGTGGACTTTCATCGCGAGCAGTTCGACGCGGCGGTGATCTACGGCACCGCGCCCCACGACTCACCCGCGACCTTGCATCTGTTCGATGAACAACTGACGCCGGTCTGTTCACCGGGGCTGCTGAAGGGGTCATCGGCCCTGCACACGCCGGCGGATCTGCAACAACATCTATTGCTGCACCCGACCCACACCGATGACGACTGGACACTGTGGCTTGAAGCCGCCGAACTGCACTTGAGCAACATCGGCACCGGTCAGCATTTCGAGACGTTGGATCAGGCGATGTCGATGGCGTCCCACGGGACGGGGGTGGCGATCGGCGACTGGTCGTTGATCGGCGATGACTTGAACGCCGGGCGACTGGTGATGCCGTTCGATCTGAAGGTGAAGACGGGATTGGGTTATTACATCGTGGCGCCGGCGTCGGAGCCTTCGGCGAAATTGCAGGAATTGATGGGGTGGTTGGTTGAGCAGGCGCACACTCGTTGA
- a CDS encoding 5-guanidino-2-oxopentanoate decarboxylase, translated as MATCGEVLVKLLEDYGVEQVFGIPGVHTVELYRGLARSSINHVTPRHEQGAGFMADGYARTSGKPGVCFIITGPGMTNITTAMGQAYADSIPMLVISSVQSRSQLGGGRGKLHELPNQSALVGGVAAFSHTLMSASELPGVLARAFALFQAGRPRPVHIEIPLDVLVEEADELLASVPVNIDRAGAAPAAVSRMSELLAGAQRPLILAGGGAIDAAAELTELAELLDAPVALTINAKGMLPSSHPLLIGSTQSLVATRALVADADVILAIGTELAETDYDVTFAGGFEIPGKLLRVDIDPDQTVRNYPPHVALVADSRNAAQALLSALSHKPLAERRNDWGQVRAARLREDLAATWDAPTLAQTRFLETVLHELPNAVFVGDSTQPVYTGNLTFNPERPRRWFNSSTGYGTLGYALPAAIGAWLGGPLEHGARPPVVCLIGDGGLQFTLPELASAVEARTPVIILLWNNQGYEEIKKYMVNRAIEPVGVDIYTPDFIGVAKALGCAAEAISSAEHLRGALRAATDRQGPTLIEIDQTQWMKAVAQ; from the coding sequence ATGGCGACGTGTGGCGAAGTACTGGTCAAGTTACTCGAAGATTATGGGGTCGAGCAGGTGTTCGGCATTCCCGGGGTGCATACCGTGGAGCTGTATCGCGGGCTGGCCCGTTCGAGCATCAACCACGTCACCCCGCGCCACGAACAGGGCGCCGGCTTCATGGCCGACGGCTACGCCCGCACCAGCGGCAAACCGGGCGTGTGCTTCATCATCACCGGCCCGGGCATGACCAACATCACCACTGCCATGGGCCAGGCTTACGCCGATTCGATCCCGATGCTGGTGATTTCCAGTGTGCAGTCGCGCAGCCAATTGGGCGGTGGTCGCGGCAAGCTGCATGAGCTGCCGAACCAGAGCGCACTGGTCGGCGGCGTGGCGGCGTTCTCCCACACCCTGATGTCGGCGTCCGAATTGCCGGGCGTGCTGGCCCGTGCGTTTGCGCTGTTCCAGGCCGGGCGTCCGCGTCCGGTGCACATCGAAATTCCGCTGGACGTACTGGTCGAAGAAGCCGACGAACTGCTGGCCAGTGTGCCGGTCAACATCGACCGCGCCGGTGCAGCGCCGGCCGCCGTGAGCCGCATGAGCGAACTGTTGGCCGGCGCCCAGCGTCCGCTGATCCTCGCCGGCGGCGGCGCCATCGATGCCGCTGCCGAACTCACCGAACTGGCTGAACTGCTCGACGCACCGGTGGCCCTGACCATCAACGCCAAAGGCATGTTGCCGTCGAGCCATCCGCTGTTGATCGGTTCGACCCAGAGTCTGGTGGCGACCCGCGCACTGGTGGCCGATGCCGACGTGATCCTGGCGATCGGCACCGAACTGGCGGAAACCGATTACGACGTGACTTTCGCCGGCGGTTTCGAAATCCCCGGCAAGCTGCTGCGGGTCGATATCGATCCCGACCAGACCGTACGCAACTACCCGCCTCATGTGGCGCTGGTGGCCGATTCGCGCAACGCGGCGCAAGCATTGCTGAGCGCGCTGTCGCACAAGCCGCTGGCCGAGCGTCGCAACGACTGGGGTCAGGTACGCGCCGCGCGTCTGCGTGAAGACCTGGCCGCGACCTGGGATGCGCCGACGCTGGCCCAGACCCGTTTCCTCGAAACCGTGCTGCACGAACTGCCGAACGCGGTGTTCGTCGGTGACTCCACGCAACCGGTGTACACCGGCAACCTCACGTTCAACCCGGAGCGTCCGCGCCGCTGGTTCAACTCGTCCACCGGTTACGGCACCCTCGGTTACGCCTTGCCGGCGGCGATTGGCGCGTGGCTCGGTGGCCCTCTGGAACACGGTGCTCGTCCGCCGGTGGTGTGCCTGATCGGTGACGGTGGTCTGCAATTCACCCTGCCGGAACTGGCCAGCGCCGTGGAAGCACGCACGCCGGTGATCATCCTGCTGTGGAATAACCAGGGTTATGAAGAAATCAAGAAATACATGGTCAACCGCGCCATTGAGCCAGTGGGCGTGGACATCTACACCCCGGATTTCATCGGTGTGGCCAAGGCCCTGGGTTGCGCGGCGGAAGCGATCAGCTCCGCCGAACACCTGCGCGGTGCACTGCGCGCCGCCACCGATCGTCAGGGCCCGACCCTGATCGAAATCGACCAGACCCAATGGATGAAGGCGGTGGCCCAATGA